The Rhodococcus triatomae genome includes a window with the following:
- the npt gene encoding 4'-phosphopantetheinyl transferase Npt: MIERILDSGVVSAELFEDPPGLTPHPREEPLIAKAVEKRRREFTSARHCARVAMGKLGVDPAPILRGEKGEPQWPRGVIGSLTHCDGYRAAVLGYTMQVRSLGIDAEPHAPLPEGVLDAVSLEAERAWLAGTTGTVHWDRLLFCAKEATYKAWFPLTQRWLGFEDAHITFAENGDGTGTFHSELLVPGDNRSGPPLTSFEGRWMVADGLIVTAITVQ, from the coding sequence ATGATCGAACGCATTCTGGACAGCGGCGTCGTGTCGGCGGAGCTGTTCGAGGATCCGCCGGGCCTCACCCCGCACCCGAGGGAGGAACCGCTCATCGCCAAGGCGGTCGAGAAGCGTCGTCGGGAGTTCACGAGTGCCCGGCACTGCGCGCGTGTCGCGATGGGAAAGCTCGGCGTGGACCCGGCTCCGATCCTGCGTGGCGAGAAGGGCGAACCCCAGTGGCCACGGGGCGTGATCGGCAGCCTCACGCACTGCGACGGCTATCGAGCCGCGGTTCTCGGCTACACCATGCAGGTGCGCTCGCTGGGGATCGACGCCGAGCCACACGCCCCGCTACCGGAGGGAGTGCTGGACGCGGTCAGCCTCGAAGCCGAACGCGCCTGGCTCGCGGGAACGACCGGGACGGTGCACTGGGACCGACTGCTGTTCTGCGCCAAGGAAGCGACCTACAAGGCGTGGTTCCCACTCACACAGCGGTGGCTCGGATTCGAGGACGCGCACATCACGTTCGCGGAGAACGGCGACGGGACCGGCACCTTCCACTCGGAACTGCTCGTACCCGGAGACAACCGCTCCGGCCCACCGTTGACCTCGTTCGAGGGCCGGTGGATGGTCGCGGACGGACTGATCGTCACCGCGATCACGGTGCAGTGA
- a CDS encoding metallophosphoesterase family protein, whose translation MSAKLLAVSDIHVGHRGNRPVTEDIHPDSPDDWLILAGDVSEKTDDIRWALELMSGRFEKVIWVPGNHELWTTAKDPVQMHGVARYEYLVAMCRELGVLTPEDPYPVWRGDDGPVTLVPMFLLYDYTFLPEGARTKAEGLAIAREKNVVATDEFLLSSEPYATRDAWCQARLDYTRSRLDALEPGTRTVLINHFPLVREPTQVLWYPEFALWCGTEQTADWHTRYDAVCSVYGHLHIPRTTYYDGVRFEEVSLGYPREWSRRGLPDRLLRQILPPPEYPPGSLNKWGGHFTVTPEQEAEVERMRAEGTVPGRKRR comes from the coding sequence GTGAGCGCCAAATTGTTGGCCGTCAGCGACATCCATGTGGGACATCGCGGAAATCGGCCGGTCACCGAGGACATCCATCCCGATTCGCCGGACGACTGGCTGATCCTCGCCGGAGACGTCTCGGAGAAGACCGACGACATCCGGTGGGCCCTGGAACTGATGTCCGGGCGGTTCGAGAAGGTGATCTGGGTCCCCGGCAACCACGAGCTGTGGACGACGGCGAAGGACCCGGTCCAGATGCACGGTGTCGCCCGCTACGAGTACCTGGTCGCGATGTGCCGTGAGCTGGGCGTCCTGACGCCGGAAGATCCCTATCCGGTGTGGCGAGGCGACGACGGGCCGGTCACCCTGGTGCCGATGTTCCTGCTGTACGACTACACGTTCCTGCCGGAGGGCGCCCGGACGAAGGCGGAAGGTCTCGCGATCGCACGGGAGAAGAACGTCGTCGCCACGGACGAGTTCCTGCTGTCGAGTGAGCCCTATGCGACGCGCGACGCCTGGTGCCAGGCGCGCCTCGACTACACCCGCAGCCGGCTCGACGCGCTCGAACCGGGTACCCGCACCGTGTTGATCAACCACTTCCCGCTGGTCCGCGAACCCACCCAGGTGTTGTGGTATCCGGAGTTCGCGCTGTGGTGCGGCACCGAGCAGACGGCGGACTGGCACACCCGCTACGACGCGGTGTGCTCGGTCTACGGGCACCTTCACATCCCGCGTACCACCTACTACGACGGGGTCCGCTTCGAGGAGGTTTCGCTGGGCTACCCGCGGGAGTGGTCCCGGCGAGGGCTTCCGGACCGCCTCCTGCGACAGATCCTGCCGCCCCCGGAGTATCCGCCGGGGTCTCTCAACAAGTGGGGTGGGCACTTCACCGTCACGCCCGAACAGGAGGCCGAGGTGGAGCGGATGCGGGCGGAGGGCACCGTGCCGGGGCGGAAGCGCCGATGA